The proteins below come from a single Streptomyces sp. M92 genomic window:
- a CDS encoding MerR family transcriptional regulator gives MRIGELADAVGVTTRTVRHYHHQGLLPEPERLANGYRTYTLRHVVVLARIRRLTELGLGLAEVRDVLADEAGKDLTEVLRELDADLARQEAAIRERRTRLRALLETEGGLPAEGPVSPELAELFAGMGDVSGSPMAVRDREVLALLESTVAPEDREGLLATLRGALGSPEAVARAHEAYALLDELADADADDPRVAEAARVLAGCMPEGLVPEEGAKLDSGHAFLRALYADFAPGQAEAVRLALEIASRGRRS, from the coding sequence ATGCGGATCGGAGAACTCGCCGACGCCGTCGGCGTCACCACGCGGACCGTGCGGCACTACCACCACCAGGGCCTGCTGCCCGAACCGGAGCGGCTGGCCAACGGCTATCGGACGTACACCCTGCGGCACGTCGTCGTGCTGGCCCGGATCCGGCGGCTGACCGAGCTGGGGCTCGGGCTGGCGGAGGTGCGGGACGTGCTCGCGGACGAGGCCGGGAAGGATCTCACCGAGGTGCTTCGGGAGCTGGACGCCGATCTGGCGCGGCAGGAGGCGGCGATCCGGGAGCGCCGGACGCGGCTGCGGGCGCTGCTGGAGACGGAGGGCGGGCTGCCGGCCGAGGGGCCGGTCTCGCCGGAGCTGGCCGAGCTGTTCGCGGGGATGGGGGACGTCTCCGGCTCCCCCATGGCCGTACGGGACCGCGAGGTGCTGGCGCTGCTGGAGAGCACGGTGGCGCCGGAGGACCGGGAGGGGCTGCTCGCCACGCTGCGGGGTGCGCTGGGGTCGCCGGAGGCGGTGGCGCGGGCGCACGAGGCGTACGCGCTGCTGGACGAGCTGGCGGACGCCGACGCCGATGATCCTCGGGTGGCGGAGGCGGCCCGGGTGCTCGCCGGGTGCATGCCCGAGGGGCTGGTGCCCGAGGAGGGGGCGAAGCTCGATTCCGGTCACGCTTTCCTGCGCGCCCTGTACGCCGACTTCGCGCCGGGACAGGCGGAGGCGGTCCGGCTGGCGCTGGAGATCGCCTCGCGGGGGCGGCGGTCATGA